Below is a genomic region from Pseudarthrobacter sulfonivorans.
CCCGTACATCACCGACGGCATCACCAACATCACCGTCCCGCGGTCCACGTCCCTGGAGGAACTGACCCGCGAACAGGCCGTTGAACTCCTCGCCGAGAAGCGGGCCAAGGGTCCGGTCAAGCGCGCCACAACGGCCCGCAAGCCCCCGGCCAAGAAGAAGGCTCCAGCCAAGAAGTAAGTACGGGCGGAATTGCGCCGGGCTCTCCAACGTGGTCGAGTAGATACATGACTGAACAGCCCGGCACAGCCGATCTCACTCCGCTCAACGACCTCGAAGAGAAGCTCGCCCTTGGCGGCCAGCCCGAGGGCAGCCCGGTGGACGTCATCCTGTCCTTCCTCAACAGCGAGGTCTACGTCATCAGCACCGACGGCATCGAAGGGGAGGATTCCCAGGTGGAGCCGCTGGTATTGGCGAACGCCGACGGCGAGCCCGTCCTTGCGGTGTTCTCGCACCCCAGCCGCGTTGACGAGCAGTATCTTGAGGCGGCCCCGAACGTCCTGGGGACCCAGGGTGCAGCCATCATCGCCAACATCGGCGAGGAATTGGGCATGGTGATCAACCCCGGCGCTGCGTACGGGTTTGAGATCAACCCGGACGGCGTCGCCAACATCAAGCGCGACTTCAAGCGCGCCGATGAGCTTCCGGACAGCGCACCCGAGGACGCCTCCGCAAACTGACATCTTTTGCGCAGGGTTGTAAGTGAGGGCCCGGGCGGGGGAATAATGGCAGGATGCGGCTAGGCGTCCTTGATATCGGGTCAAACACTGTCCACCTTCTCCTGGTGGATGCCCACCCTGGCGCGCGTCCGGTGCCTTTCGCGTCGCACAAACGGCCCATATCCCTGGTCCAATACCTGGATACCGACGGCAACATCACAGACGAAGGGCAGCACGAGCTGACCGAATTCGTCCTTGAAGCCTGGGAGTTTGCCGCCAGGCACAAAGCGGACGACCTGCTGGCTTTCTGTACGTCGGCCATCCGTGAAGCCACTAACGGCCCTGCAGTGCTGGCCCGGGTCAAGCACGAAACCACTGTCACCCTGCAGGAACTGACCGGCAGCGAAGAAGCCTCCATGACCTTCTTCGCCGTCCGCCGCTGGTACGGCTGGGGTGCGGGACCGATCCTGAACCTAGACATCGGCGGCGGCTCCTTCGAAATGGCCTTCGGGCAGGACGAACTGCCCGAAGTGGCCACTTCGGTGCCGCTGGGCGCCAGCCGCCTGACCCGCGACTGGCTGGCTGAGGACCCGCCTTCCGCCAAGAGCGTCAAAGAGCTGCGCCGCTACATCCGGGCCACCCTCGCCCCGGCAGTCAGGCAGTTCGACGGCCTGGGCCGCGCCAACGTTGTGGCTGGAACCTCCAAGACCTTCCGGTCGCTCGCCAGGGTCGCCGGAGCAGCCCCGAGCGCCGCAGGGCCCTACGTGAAGCGCACACTTAACGCCACGGATCTGGGCGTGTGGGCGCAGCGCATTTCAGCCATGAAGTCCGAGGACCGGCTCTTTCTGCCGGGCGTGTCCGAGGCCCGCGCGCACCAGCTGCTCGCCGGGGCTCTGGTGGCCGAGGCTGCCCTGGAAATGTTCAAGTTCAAGAAGATCAGGATCTGCCCGTGGGCGCTGCGTGAAGGGCTGATCCTGCGCCGGCTCGATCAGCTTGTCTTCGCCGGTCCGCTGGATCCGGCCCCGCATGTCATGGAGCCCGCCGCGGCACGCCAGGCGATCGAGGCCACACCCGCCTGAGGCCCGCCGCGGCTTGATTGAGGCCGCGCTATGCCTGCGGCCTGGCCGAAAGAAGCATTAACGCGAAAGCGCCGGCGTCCGCAGCAGGAAAATGGGGGAAAACCTGCTGCAAACCACCGGCGCCTCGGGCAAACATCCCCATGCTTGCCGCATCACTCGCACCCTCAATGAGGTAATAACTACGTTAGGCGGCGAAGTTGTGTGCAAGCTGCAGCGAACATGGGAGTCCGCTGTGAATGCATTTCGGGGGGTTCCCGCTTTTTCCGATTCGTTCCATTTCTGCAGCCGCCCACCCGAACTGCAATGATGGAAGCATGAGCAACCGAATCGCCTTTCTGGGCTGTGGATCCATGAACGAAGCCATCCTCGCCGGCCTCTTGGGCGGGGGAACCGACCCCGCCGACGTCGTGGCTACAGTCAGGCGTGCTGAACGCGCCGCGGAACTGGCCTTGCGTCACCACGGCATCACGGCCATCGCAGGCGAAGAGGAACCGGACAACAACAAGCAGGCGGCCAAGGGATCCGCCGTCGTAATCCTTGGCGTCAAACCGGTGGGCATCGTCGACCTGGCGCGCGAGATCAGCGGCTCCCTGTCCCCGAAGGCCATCGTTGTCAGCGTGGCCGCAGCCGTCTCTCTGGCGCAACTGGAAGCTGCCCTGCCTCCCGGACAGCCGGTGATCCGCAGCATGCCGAACACCCCTGCCAAGCTGGGCCGCGGCGTCGTGTCCGTCTCACCCGGAACCAACTGCACGCCGGAACAGCTCCAGACCGTCAAGGACATCCTCCGGGCCACTGGCACCGTGGTGGAGGTGCGCGAGGATCAGGTGGACGCGTTGTCGGCCATCAGCGGCTCGGGTCCCGCCTACGCGTTCTACCTGGCCGAGGCCATGGCAGCTGCCGGCGTCGAACTGGGCCTGGATCCCGAGCTGTCGCTGCTCCTGGCGCGGGAGACGGTCGCAGGCGCCGGCTTTATGCTTGCCGAGCCGGGCGCCGATCCCTCGGCCCTGCGCAAGGGAGTGTCCAGCCCCAACGGCACAACCGAACGGGCCATCGCCACCTTCGACGACCGGGGCATTCCGGCCATCATAGCCGCCGGCGCCCGCGCCGCAGCGGACCGCTCCGCGGAGATCACCAGGCAGCTCGGCTGATCCCCACCCGCAATTACGGCCGGGCGGCGAACCGTTCCAGCAGGTCCACGTGCCCGGACACGATCAGCATGTCGCGGGCGGACACCTTGGTTTCAGGGCGGGCGTAGGTGAAATCCTCGCCGGGCGATTTCACGCCCACGATGGTCACGCCGTACTTGGAGCGCACCTTGGACTCATCCAGTGTGAAGCCCACCGTCTCGCGCGGCGGGTACATTTTCACGATGGCGAAATCGTCGTCGAACTCGATGAAGTCCAGCATGCGGCCGGAGACCAGGTGCGCGGCACGGACGCCGGCGTCGGCCTCGGGGTAGATCACGTGGTTCGCGCCGATGCGGGTGAGGATCTTGCCATGCGACGGCGTGATGGCCTTGACCCAGAGGTGCTCGATGCCCAGGTCCACCAGGTTCACGGTGATCAGCACGGAGGACTCGATCGAGGTGCCCACGCCACAAACGGCAGAGCTGAACTCCTGTGCACCGAGCTGGCGCAGCGCATCAATGTTGGTGGCGTCGGCCTCCACCACGTGGGTGAGGAGCGGTGCCCATTTCTGGACCAGGTTCCGGTCGCGCTCGATTGCGAGCACCTCACGGCCCTGTTTCACGAGCTGCTCGGCGGTGGACGAGCCGAAGCGGCCCAGCCCGATCACCAAGACCGGCGCGTTATGGGCGGGGCGGTTGGGGGCGCCTGAGGAATTAGCCAATGATGGGCCTCTCTTCCGGGTAGTGGAACAGCTGGCTGCGCTGGCGCAGTGCCAGCCCAGCGGCAAGGGTGACGGTGCCGACGCGGCCCGCGAACATCAGGGCCGTGAGGACATAAACGCCCGACGGCGGCAGCTCGGCGCTGAGGTTGGTGCTCAGCCCCACGGTGGCGAAGGCGGAAATGGTTTCGAACAGCACCCGGTCGAGGGACGCGCCGCTGATCTGCAGCAGCAGGAACGCCGAGACGGAGACCAGCGTGGCGCCGGCAACGATCACTGAGATAGCCACCCGCATGGTCCCCTGCGGGATGGTGCGGCCGTACACCTTCACGTCGGAGTCGCCGCGGGCCTCCGCGACGATGGCTAGGAACATCACGGCGATGGTGGTCACCTTGATGCCGCCCGCCGTCGACGCCGAACCGCCGCCGGCGAACATGAGGGCGTCGGTGAGCAGCATGGTGGTGGATTCCATGTGGTTCTGGTCCACCAGGTTGAACCCGCCCGAGCGGGTCATGACGGAGGCAAAAAGCGAATGGGTGATCTTGTCGCCGAGGTCCATGTGGCCGATGGTCCGCACGTTGTCCCACTCCATCAGCGCCCACAGCACCGTGCCGGCGGCCAGCAGGATGAACGACACCTGGATGGTGAGCTTGGTGTGCAGGTTCCACTTTTTCCAGTTGAGCCCGTTCTGCTGGAGGACCATGACCACGGGAAAACCCAGGCTGCCCAGGAACACGCCGAGCATCAGCGGGATGAGGATCCAGAGATCGGTCTCGTAGGGAACAATGCCGTCCGAATGAGGCGTGAAGCCGGCGTTATTGAACGAGGAAATGGAGTAGAAGACTCCGTGCCACACCGACTGCCAGAAGGGCTCGCCCAGCGTCATAAACCGGGGGATCAGGGCCAGCGCCAGGACGCCCTCGATCACCACGGAGGTCACAATGACGATCCGCAGCAGCGTACCCACTTCACCGAGCCGGCCGGCGTTGTTCATGGCCTCCTGCGCGATGAGCTTGCCGCGGACGCCAAGCTTCTTGCTCACCATGAGGGCCAGCAGCGACGCGAGCGTCAGGGTCCCCAAGCCGCCCACGAAGATGCCGATCAGGATGACCAGCTGGCCAAAGAATGACCAGTGCACCGCCGTCGAAACAACCGTCAGGCCGGTCACGCAGACCGCGGACACCGCGGTGAACAATGCCTGGTGTATCGGAGTGGCCGTACCGGTGGCGGAAGAGATGGGCAGCGAGAGGAAGAACGTGAAGACCAGACAGACCGCCCCGAAGGCGCTCAGGGCAAGCCGGGCGGGCGACGTATTGGCAATATCGTCGACGAAGTCGCGTACGCGGGTGAAGATCCAGAGGCCTTCGCGCTCCGGTGCGGCGGGGTGCCAGCTGGCCGGGTTCCGGGGCCTCGTCTGGCGTTGCGTCATGGGGGGCTTTTCCTCGGTTGAAACTGTTTCCTCCAGTAGTAAACCACTAATGCCCGCGTAATGGCCGGGCTGGGGCAGCGGCGGCCTCCGGTAGCCTGTCATTGATGACATTCCTGCCCGGTCTCAGCCAGCCCGCGCCACCAACGATGGTGGTGTGGAATTCGGCCATGACGGCCTACAATTTTGGCCTCGGCCACCCCATGGCTCCCGCGCGGCTGGACCTCACGGCCCGGCTGGCCCGTAGCCTCGGCCTGTTGGACCTTGCGCATGTGTTCGTGGAGGCTCCGGAGGTTGCGTCCGATGCCGAACTTGAAACCGTGCACTCGCCTGAGTTTGTGGCTGCGGTCCGCCGGGTCAGCGACGACCCGACCTCGCCGGATGAAGCCCGCGGACTGGGCACCGACGACGATCCTGCCTTCGCCGGTATGCACGACGCCGCCGCAAGGCTCGCCGGCGGATCGCTGGCCGCCGCGTCCGCCATCCTGGACGGATCCGCGCTCCACGCCGTGAACTTCGGCGGGGGCCTGCACCACGCCGCCCGTGACCGCGCCAGCGGATTCTGCATCTACAACGACTCCGCCCTGGCCGTCCAGAGACTGCTCGACGGCGGCATCAGCCGCGTGGCGTACATCGACGTCGATGCGCACCATGGGGACGGGACGGAAAGCATCTTCTGGGACGACCCCCGGGTCCTGACCATTTCGCTGCATGAAAGCGGACTCACACTTTTCCCCGGGACCGGTTTCGCAAACGAGATCGGCGGTCCGCAGGCTGAGGGCAGCGCCGTCAATGTTGCCCTGCCGTCGGGCACCGGCGACGCCGGCTG
It encodes:
- a CDS encoding acetoin utilization protein AcuC, producing MTFLPGLSQPAPPTMVVWNSAMTAYNFGLGHPMAPARLDLTARLARSLGLLDLAHVFVEAPEVASDAELETVHSPEFVAAVRRVSDDPTSPDEARGLGTDDDPAFAGMHDAAARLAGGSLAAASAILDGSALHAVNFGGGLHHAARDRASGFCIYNDSALAVQRLLDGGISRVAYIDVDAHHGDGTESIFWDDPRVLTISLHESGLTLFPGTGFANEIGGPQAEGSAVNVALPSGTGDAGWLRAFHAVVPQLVGAFQPEVIVSQHGCDSHRLDPLAHLNISVDGQREAATAVGNLAARHCEGRWIATGGGGYSVTDVVPRSWSHLIAIAAGRPVPLRTPVPEDWRTYVSDKFGMDTPGLMGDDVELWWRSWEVGFDPNDAVDRTVMATRKAVFPLHGLDPWFD
- a CDS encoding Ppx/GppA phosphatase family protein; the encoded protein is MRLGVLDIGSNTVHLLLVDAHPGARPVPFASHKRPISLVQYLDTDGNITDEGQHELTEFVLEAWEFAARHKADDLLAFCTSAIREATNGPAVLARVKHETTVTLQELTGSEEASMTFFAVRRWYGWGAGPILNLDIGGGSFEMAFGQDELPEVATSVPLGASRLTRDWLAEDPPSAKSVKELRRYIRATLAPAVRQFDGLGRANVVAGTSKTFRSLARVAGAAPSAAGPYVKRTLNATDLGVWAQRISAMKSEDRLFLPGVSEARAHQLLAGALVAEAALEMFKFKKIRICPWALREGLILRRLDQLVFAGPLDPAPHVMEPAAARQAIEATPA
- a CDS encoding TrkH family potassium uptake protein, yielding MTQRQTRPRNPASWHPAAPEREGLWIFTRVRDFVDDIANTSPARLALSAFGAVCLVFTFFLSLPISSATGTATPIHQALFTAVSAVCVTGLTVVSTAVHWSFFGQLVILIGIFVGGLGTLTLASLLALMVSKKLGVRGKLIAQEAMNNAGRLGEVGTLLRIVIVTSVVIEGVLALALIPRFMTLGEPFWQSVWHGVFYSISSFNNAGFTPHSDGIVPYETDLWILIPLMLGVFLGSLGFPVVMVLQQNGLNWKKWNLHTKLTIQVSFILLAAGTVLWALMEWDNVRTIGHMDLGDKITHSLFASVMTRSGGFNLVDQNHMESTTMLLTDALMFAGGGSASTAGGIKVTTIAVMFLAIVAEARGDSDVKVYGRTIPQGTMRVAISVIVAGATLVSVSAFLLLQISGASLDRVLFETISAFATVGLSTNLSAELPPSGVYVLTALMFAGRVGTVTLAAGLALRQRSQLFHYPEERPIIG
- a CDS encoding SseB family protein codes for the protein MTEQPGTADLTPLNDLEEKLALGGQPEGSPVDVILSFLNSEVYVISTDGIEGEDSQVEPLVLANADGEPVLAVFSHPSRVDEQYLEAAPNVLGTQGAAIIANIGEELGMVINPGAAYGFEINPDGVANIKRDFKRADELPDSAPEDASAN
- the proC gene encoding pyrroline-5-carboxylate reductase, which produces MSNRIAFLGCGSMNEAILAGLLGGGTDPADVVATVRRAERAAELALRHHGITAIAGEEEPDNNKQAAKGSAVVILGVKPVGIVDLAREISGSLSPKAIVVSVAAAVSLAQLEAALPPGQPVIRSMPNTPAKLGRGVVSVSPGTNCTPEQLQTVKDILRATGTVVEVREDQVDALSAISGSGPAYAFYLAEAMAAAGVELGLDPELSLLLARETVAGAGFMLAEPGADPSALRKGVSSPNGTTERAIATFDDRGIPAIIAAGARAAADRSAEITRQLG
- a CDS encoding potassium channel family protein; its protein translation is MANSSGAPNRPAHNAPVLVIGLGRFGSSTAEQLVKQGREVLAIERDRNLVQKWAPLLTHVVEADATNIDALRQLGAQEFSSAVCGVGTSIESSVLITVNLVDLGIEHLWVKAITPSHGKILTRIGANHVIYPEADAGVRAAHLVSGRMLDFIEFDDDFAIVKMYPPRETVGFTLDESKVRSKYGVTIVGVKSPGEDFTYARPETKVSARDMLIVSGHVDLLERFAARP